The genomic DNA CCATTGACTCGAACGTCTTGACCATCTTCGGGTACTTTGTAAATCCGCGAGTGAAGTCGCAAACGAAAGCGGCCTTGGCGAGATAATCGGTAAATCCGCGTGGAATCGCGACGGAATTGGTGATCCTGAGTTCGTTGCTCCAACGGCCCGGCTTGCTTGCGGCGACATTCTTGATGAATATCGCGAGGGCCTTGTTGGCGCCGGCCTTTCCGGGAGACAGGCTCATCTTTAGTTCGGTCAGGCCGAGCTCTTCTTTCTTGAATTCCAGTATCGAATGGCTCTTTGCCATCACGTCGCCCTCGGGGCCGTATTCGACGAACAACAAAAAGCGTTCGCCCATTTCACCCTGCAGCCGATAGACATATTGCTCGAGTTTGCCGTTGAACTTAACATAGAGCCACAGATCGTCGCCATCCGTTATCTCTTTTGTAATGTTAGATTTAGCCTCGGCAAAGGTCTTATATTCGAGCTTGGTCAGGGCCATCTGAACGTCGACGTTCATCACCGCCTTTTTTGGTTCGACGGCCTCTTTGTTCGAGCCCGGATCGGCAGCCCTGAGTTCGGCCTCGGTGCGTTCGACCTGTTCGGTCTTTTCACGCACCTTTTCATCGAGCGTTTTCCCCTGTGCCTGACGGATCTGAGCCTGCGACGCGGACGCCAACGCAAACAAAATAATGGATAAGAGAGCGAGTTTTTTCACAATAATTACTACACGAACCATAGGCACAAAAGTTTCGGTACGTTTTGGTTTTGATGCACGGGCTCCGAAATAGATGTCAAGAATATGGTTACTCGTAATTTGTCCTATATCGCGTCCACAATTCCGTTAAGCGTAGCCGAAGGCCGCATTGCGGCGTAGGCTTTTTCCGTGTTTGGATGATAATAGCCGCCGACGTCCTGCGGTTTTCTCTGGGCGCCGATCAGTTCTTCGTTGATCTTGGCTTCGTTTTCCTGCATTGCACGGGCCACGGGAGCGAATTTCGCGGCGATCTCGGCATCGACGGTCTGAGCGGCTAGTGCCTCGGCCCAGTACATCGCTAGATGGAAATGCGAGCCGCGGTTATCGATCTGCCCGACCTTTCTTGCCGGAGACTTGTCGGTGTCTAAAAACTTCGCATTTGCCGCGTCAAGAGCATCGGCCAGTATCTGGGCTTTTTTGTTATTTTGGGTTTGAGCTAAATGCTCAAAGCTCGCCTGCAAGGCAAGAAATTCACCAAGCGAATCCCAACGCAGATAGCCTTCTTTCAGGAATTGTTCTACATGTTTCGGAGCACTGCCGCCGGCTCCGGTCTCGAACAAACCGCCGCCATTCATGAGCGGAACGATCGAGAGCATTTTTGCCGACGTCCCGAGCTCGAGGATCGGGAACATGTCGGTCAGATAATCGCGCAAAACATTGCCCGAAACTGAGATCGTGTCCTTGCCTTCTCTCGCACGTTTCAGCGTCTCAAGTACCGCGTCTTTGACGTCCATGATCTTGATATCAAGGCCGGTCAGGTCGTGATCTTTCAGGTATCGTTCAACTTTCTTGATGATCTGCGCGTCGTGTGCGCGGTCGCTATCGAGCCAGAAGATAGCAGGCGTTTCCGAGAGTCTTGCTCGGTTTACAGCAAGTTTTACCCAATCGCGGATCGGTGCGTCTTTGGCCTGACACATCCGAAAAATATCGCCGTTTCCGACACTCTGCTCGAGCAGAACACTGCCATTTTCGTCCTCGACCTTGACCGTGCCTTCGCCCGAGATCTGGAAGGTCTTGTCGTGCGAACCGTATTCCTCAGCCTTTTGCGCCATCAGGCCGACGTTAGGAACCGAACCGAAAGTCCGCGGGTCGATCGCTCCGTTCTGCTTCATGTCGTCGATTATCGCAGCGTAAAAACCAGCGTAGGTTCGGTCGGGGATCATGCAGACGGTGTCTTGTTCATTGCCGTCCTTGTCCCACATCTTGCCGCCGCCTCGGACTAGCGAAGCCATCGATGCATCGACGATCACGTCCGAGGAAACGTGAAAATTAGTGATGCCTTTGTCCGAATTGACCATCGCAAGTCGGGGGCCATTCTCGATCGTCTTTTCGATGTCGGCCTTGATATCGGCTTCGCGCGGATGGCCGGCGATCTTTTCGAAAAGCGTTGCCAGGCCGTAATTCGGATTGACGTCCAATTCGATGAACACGTCCTTGTATTTTTCAAAAACGTCTTTGAAATAGGTCTCGACGATCGCCCCGAAAATGATCGGGTCCGAGATCTTCATCATCGTCGCTTTTAGGTGTGCGGAAAGAAGAACGTCTTTTGCTTTGGCTTCGTTGATCGCCTCGCCGACATACGATCGCAGGGCGGACAGGTCCATTACGGACGAATCGATCACTTCGCCTGCCTTCAGCGGCGAGAGGTCTTTCAGCACCTTCTGAGAACCGTCATTTCCGTAGAAAACGATGCGGAATTGGCCTTCACTTTCAACTGTGGTCGAATTTTCTGTTCCGTAAAAGTCTCCGCCGTTCATGTGTGCTACCGAAGTTTTCGAATCCGAAGCCCAAACGCCCATTCTATGGGGATTTGCCTTCGCATAATTCTTGACCGCTTTCGGCCCGGCGGTCAGAATTTCCTTCTCGAAGCACAGGATTTACGGCGCTTCCCAACACTTTTGCGTACTTTTTGTTGATGGCCGCTTCTTCGTCGGTTTTGGGTTCGACGGGATAGTTCGGAACCGCGTAGCCCTGTTTCTGGAGCTCGGTGATCGCCTCTTCGAGCTGCGGAACGGACGCTGATACGTTCGGCAGTTTTATGATGTTAGCTTCAGGTTTCCCCGCAAGTTCGCCTAACGCTGCGAGGGCGTCAGGGACCTTTTGCTCGTCGGTCAGGTATTCAGGAAAGTTGGCCAAAATTCTGCCTGAGAGCGAGATATCGGGGATCTCGATATCGATATCCGCGGATCGCGTAAATGCCTTGACGATCGGTAAAAAAGAAAACGTCGCCAGCATCGGCGCTTCGTCGGTCAATGTGTAATAGATCTTTGATTTTTCTGTCATTATTTTGCTGCTAATATTCAGGTTAATATGGTTCTAGTTTAATTTGCTTTGAGTAAAAGGTAAATCTGGCTTTAAAATATTGCTTTGAGCGAGTCGTCGAAGCTGTCTTGTGAAACCAGTTCGCTGTTTTACATTTTCGAATGCAGAAGCGCTTTCTGATTTTTTCGTGAAATGAAATTGTGTTACCTATATATTATGAAAATACAACCACACATTGGACGCATGGTTTTAGGGGTCTTGAGCTTGTTTCTACTGGCCGGCATGCAAGACGTAAAGGCGCAGGGTTTTCCGACTGACAGCCGAACGATGATCGACGCGAAGGCCGCTATCAAGACTGCGACGGTCGAGAAAGCGACGTTTACGAGCGGCTGGAAGCTCGAACAAGAGAGCGGCTTTCTTTTTAACAATCTGGCGAAGCGGGCAATCGAAATGGTTGTCAAGGATAACGGTACCGGCGAAAAGCGCAGTTTTGAAGGGCTCGCGATCTACAAACGGTCAACGGCTTCGTCTCCGTGGACATTCAGCCGATTCTTCACCTATTCGAATTCGATCAAGATGCTCGGTGGCAAAGAGGATACGGAAAAATTCAAGCAGATGACGCTCGACGGGATGAAGGCAGATCCCGCGGGATGGTTTGGCGATACGAGCGGAATTTTCTGGATATATCCGATCGAGGTTGTGCCGGGCAGCTATCGCAAGGAATCTGACCGCTCGATGGGCTGGGAAGTAAGATTTGATATGGAATTGCGTTGGGACTACAAATTCCTGGTCACCCGCAGCCAGACGTTAAAGATAGACGCCTACCTCGGCCAGGATGGCAAAACATGGACGCTGGATCCGGGAAATGGAGGGCAAAAAGAAGTGAAACGGCAGGAAATGAAACCGTCTGACCTCGACGCGATGCCAAACCTCAGCAAAAAGGGTTTCACGGCTCTCTACGGAGAAAAGCCGGCGGGAGCAAAATAGCCGTCGGTCCTAATCAAATGGCAAAAACAAAGGACCAGAGCCCTTTGGTATCTATTATCATGGGCAGCAAATCGGACTGGCCGACGATGGAGGTTGCCTCGACGACGCTGGCCAAATTCGGCGTCGAGCATGAGACCAAGATCGTGTCAGCCCACCGCACGCCCGATCTGCTTTTCGAATTTGCTAAGAGTGCCGAAGAACGAGGTATCGAGGTCATCATCGCCGGTGCCGGCGGTGCGGCTCATCTGCCGGGAATGTGTGCGTCGCAAACGGTGCTGCCCGTACTTGGAGTTCCGGTCGAAAGCAAAGCACTTAAGGGCCTTGATTCCCTATTGTCGATCGCTCAAATGCCTGCGGGTGTTCCGGTCGGGACGCTTGCGATCGGCCAGCCCGGAGCAAAAAATGCGGCGTTGCTCGCGATCGCGATCCTCGCGAATTCGCGGCCCGAGCTGCGTAAGAAACTTGCCGCGTTCAGGTCCAAGCAAACCAAGGCCGTCTTGAACGACAAACTTCCAAAATAGCCCGCGTTAAAACTTGTTGAAACTACAGTTCGTTTTGTCCTAAAATAGTGTCTGGAGTCTCTCGCCAAGCAGTTCACCATGTCACGAGCAAAATGTACACAATGCGGGCTTGTTAACTCGATCGCCGACGAAGCGTGCCGCCGCTGCGGCGTAGATCTCTACGGCGCATCGCCAGCGGCAAGCAAGGCAAAGCCAAAGGCCGAGATCAACATTCCATTCAGTAAACTCGCGATCGCCGCGGCAGTCGTTTTTGGCATTTACTACTACACGAGCATGCCGGCGACACCGGTGCCCGTGCCCCAGGCCGGGCCGAAACCGCAACTAACTCTTTCACTTCGCGAAGAGCAGCAACAGCGCCAAACAGGCGCGTACAAAACCGCGATCCAGGACAACCCAAGTTTCAAAGCCTCAGACAAACGCCTGGCCGAAGCTCAGAAACTGATGTCTCCACCGACCAAATAGAACCGTCAGCCTATTTCAATTGTCTCGAATTCATATCATGCCAAAGTTGCGTTAATCTATTGCTTCAATAGAGATCGCATTCGTGATAAAAACTATTCGTCCAAATTCAACTATCGGTGTATTCGGCAGCGGGCAGCTCGGGCGGATGTTTGCCATCGAGGCACGAAAGATGGGCTATCGCGTGCATACATTTTCGCCGGAGAGCGATACGCCGACCGGACAGGTCGCGGATGTCGAGACCGTCGCATCGTATGACGATCTCTATGAGGTCAGGACGTTTGCCCAGAGCGTGGATGTCGTGACGTTCGAGTTTGAAAATGTGCCGTCTGCGTGTGTTGAGGCGGCGGCTGAATTTGTCGATGTTTTTCCAAAGGGCGAGATACTGCACACGACGCAAAACCGTCTGCGTGAAAAGACATTTCTTTCAAATAATAGATTTCCGGTCACGCCCTTTCGACACATAACAACTATCGAAGATCTGAGAACGGCTGTTAATGAACTCGGTACGCCGTGCGTGCTGAAGACAGCCGGGTTTGGTTACGACGGAAAGGGCCAGAGCAAGATAAAGACGGTAGATGATATCGACACTGCATTTGCCGCCCTAAAAGGAAACGACGCCGTTCTTGAGGCTTTTGTTGATTTTGAAAAGGAAGTTTCGGTAGTCTGTGCCCGTGGCCAAAACGGCAATTTTGCGCATTATGGCGTTATCGAAAACGAACACGCCAACCACATTCTCGACGTTTCATTTGCACCGGCTCTGGTGTCCGAATCTTTGTTTAACCAAGCGATCGAGATCGCCCGCAGCGTGGCGGAAACGCTCGATTATGTCGGAACGCTTTGCGTGGAATTCTTTCTGACGAAGGACGGAAGGCTGCTCATAAACGAGCTTGCACCGCGAACTCATAATTCCGGCCATCTGACATTTGACGCCTGCATTACATCTCAGTTCGAACAGCAGCTGCGTGCGGTGTGCGGCCTGCCACTTGGCTCGACGGAATATTTGCGGCCGGCTGCGATGGTAAATTTGCTCGGCGAAGTTTGGCAAAACGGCGAACCGAATTGGTCTGCCGCCCTGGATCTGCCGAATGTGAAAATTCACCTTTACGGAAAGGCCGAACCGCGTGCCGGCCGCAAAATGGGCCACATTACCGCACTAGCTGACACCGCCGAAGATGCCGTCAAATGTGCCCTCTTGGCGAGGACAGCACTCACGTCCGGATAAGTATTTGGCGATCAGTCATCGAGCTCGACCTTAATGACCTTTGCTGATCCGGCATCTATATAGACCTCGTAGACATCGCCGCTGCTCTTTCGAATATAAAACTCATAGACCGAACGGCCGCGTTCATTCTCGAATTCTTCTTTCAGGATCTCGCCGGGCACAGCCTTCACTGC from Acidobacteriota bacterium includes the following:
- a CDS encoding 5-(carboxyamino)imidazole ribonucleotide synthase — its product is MIKTIRPNSTIGVFGSGQLGRMFAIEARKMGYRVHTFSPESDTPTGQVADVETVASYDDLYEVRTFAQSVDVVTFEFENVPSACVEAAAEFVDVFPKGEILHTTQNRLREKTFLSNNRFPVTPFRHITTIEDLRTAVNELGTPCVLKTAGFGYDGKGQSKIKTVDDIDTAFAALKGNDAVLEAFVDFEKEVSVVCARGQNGNFAHYGVIENEHANHILDVSFAPALVSESLFNQAIEIARSVAETLDYVGTLCVEFFLTKDGRLLINELAPRTHNSGHLTFDACITSQFEQQLRAVCGLPLGSTEYLRPAAMVNLLGEVWQNGEPNWSAALDLPNVKIHLYGKAEPRAGRKMGHITALADTAEDAVKCALLARTALTSG
- the purE gene encoding 5-(carboxyamino)imidazole ribonucleotide mutase; translation: MAKTKDQSPLVSIIMGSKSDWPTMEVASTTLAKFGVEHETKIVSAHRTPDLLFEFAKSAEERGIEVIIAGAGGAAHLPGMCASQTVLPVLGVPVESKALKGLDSLLSIAQMPAGVPVGTLAIGQPGAKNAALLAIAILANSRPELRKKLAAFRSKQTKAVLNDKLPK